Sequence from the Candidatus Cloacimonas sp. genome:
TTCACAAATCCTAATTTGATGGATACGGACATTTTACTGGGAACCGATATATATTATACTAAAAAGACCTGGAGTTCTTTTTACTATGAGATTTATACGCGTGGCGCAGGGCTTAGGGTAGGCCAAACAATTCCCTGGATAGATAAATCCAGAGCCGTTGCTGGTTATTCTTTATATTCCAAGAAGTATAGAATTACCGATATGGATGCCATAATGGCAGATTCTACTGCCAATGCCAATTTGCTCGAATTGAATCAATTGGGGTGGAGATATACCAGCGCCGTAAGTTTAACTTTGAGCAGAGATACGCGCGACAATGTATTTTTCCCTACCAAAGGAAGTCAGTTCACTCTTTATAGTGAAGTGGCAGGAGGGATGTTCGGAGGCGATTTTGATTATTTTAAACAGATTGCCCAGGTAAACTGGTATATGGATACTTGGGAAAAGCTTATTTTGAGAACCAAATGGAGATTTTGTTATGTAACTCCTTTTGGCAGGTCTAAGGATGCGCCCCCGGATGAAAAATTTTACTTGGGTGGAACCGGTGCAGACGGGATAAGAGGTTTTCCTGATAGTTCCATTGGTCCTTCCGGAGGAGGAACCAGAGCTATCATATTTTCTACGGAATTGGGATATCCTTTAGGGAGCGATCAAATTATTGCAGTTGCTTTTTTCGATGCAGGAAATAGTTATAACAAGATGAGAGATTTTAATTTTCTCAATTTTAAAAAAGGAACCGGACTGGGAATCAGAATTCGCAGTCCCTTCGGTTTAATCGGTTTTGATTATGCCTATAATATCAATGATGGCGGATGGGAACCGCATTTACAATTCGGAACCACCTTTTAAGATGATTAAGTATAAACACCTTTTCGGACCCGTGATGTCCCGTCGTTTAGGTATCTCTCTGGGAATTGATCTTGTTCCTTATAAATATTGTCCCTTAAACTGTGTTTATTGTGAAGTGCAAAGAACTACCCATTTAGTAACGCAGAGAGAGGCATTTTTTGATACGAAAGAAATATTGGCTGAACTGGATAATTTTATGTCCACCCAGCCGCATTTGGATTATATTACTTTCTCCGGAGCGGGCGAACCAACTTTGAACAGTTCTTTGGGAGAAATTGTAGCATATATCAAAGCCAATTATCCAGCATATAAACTTGCTCTACTTACCAATGGCATTCTTTTTTCGGAGGAAGAAGTTCGGCGTGAAGTTCTTTCCTGTGATATTGTTTTACCTTCGTTGGATTCTGCCACGCAAGAGGGTTTTGAAAAAATCAACCGTCCTTGTGCAGGGCTTCAAGTGCAAGATTTAATTGAAGGTTTAGTTCAATTTAGGATGGAATATAAAGGCACGCTCTGGTTGGAAGTTTTTTTGGTGCCCGGCATAAATGATAATTTAGAAGAGCTTAACGCTTTAGCGAAAGCAATAAATAAGATCAAACCAGATTTAGTGCAATTAAATTGTTTGGATAGGCCTGGGACGGAAGATTGGGTTAAGCCATTATCTTTAAATACGCTTAAGCATATTAAAGCCGAATTGAAGGATATTGTAAGTGTGCCAGTAGAAATTATTGCCAAAGTTAAATATCCGCAAATGGAAACGCAACCGGATGCAGAAGTTATTGAAATTTTGCATAATACGCTTAAAAGACGACCCTCAACCGCAGAAGACCTTTCTGCGATGTTAAATATCCACATCAACGAAATTAGTAAAGTGCTCCGTCAATTGTATCTGGAAAAGAAAATATCTGCTCAACGAGAAAGCAGGGGAGTTTTTTATAAATGGACTTCTTAAATAATACAACTGCCATAATAACGGCTGCGGGAAGTGGAAAACGCCTTCCGGGAGATAGGAAAAAGCAGTTTAGAGAACTATCGGGCATCCCAATTTTAATCAGGAGTATGGAACCATTTATGGCTTCAGAATTGATCGATAATATTATCGTGACTGCTCCGGAAGAAGATATTTTAAAGACAGAAGCGCTTATAGAACAGTGGTTTGAAGGGATGGGAAAACCGCATAAAGTTATTGCCGGTGGGGCAGAACGCCAAGATTCAGTTTATTACGCTTTGCAGCAATGTCCGGAAGGAACAGAATATGTTGCCATCCACGATGGAGTAAGACCTTTTGTTACACTGGAATTGATAGAACTGCTTTTTGCCGCCGTGATTATTGATAAAGCGGTTATTCCAGCTGGAAAATTAAAACATACGGTTATGGAGATTGAAGGTGATTATGCAGTTAAAGCTATAAACCGTAATCATTTGATCAATGTTTTCACACCTCAGGTTTTTGCCTATTCATTAATAATGGAGGCATATCAACAGGCATATAAGGATAATTATTTTTCTACCGACGATGCTTCATTAATCCAACATCTGGGGTTGCAGGTTCGCTATATTTGGGATAATGATTTCAATTTGAAAATTACCGATGAAGCAGACCTGTTTTTTGCCAAGCAGTTAATTGAAAAAAATAAGATATAGAGGACATAACAATGTGGAATTTTTTGCTTTTACAGCTTAAAAAGTTATTATTTGCAATGAGGAACTGGAAATTTAAGCTTCCAATTCCTGTTTGGGGTGTAGGTTGTGGAGTTTTAGGTTTGGCTTTGCCCAAGGTCTCAATTAATATGGGTGAATATGCTTCCAAACTTTTACGGGCATTGGAATATAGAGGTTATGACAGCACGGGAGCAGCTTTTCAAGGAGATACAACTGACATAACTTTATTAAAAGATGTAGGAGCTCCCAGCACTTTAGTTAAGACCTTAGGCATAGAAAAACAGAGCGGAAAAATATTTTGCGGACAAGTTCGCTGGGCTACTTTTGGTTTTGTGGATAAGAAAAATGCACAGCCCCATTTGGTAAATTGCAAGCGTCATATTTATGGAGCGCATAATGGCAACATTACCAATACCAGAGAGTTAAAGACATTTTTGGTAAATGAGGGGCACTCAGTTCAAAGTGATAACGATGGTGAAATGTTAGTTCACACGATTGAACATTATTTTGATATAGAAATGAATAAGGCAGCTAATCCCACTGAACCGGAATTACGGAAAAAATGTATGCGTAAAGCAATAATACAGGCCGCGGAAAAATTGGTTGGCAGTTATGCAGCGGTAATTGTAGATCCGGATACAGAGACCTCATGGGCTATTAAAGCAGGCAGCAGTTTATATTTTGGAATCGGGACTTTGGAAGATTTGCCTTTTTCACTTGCTTCTTCAGATCTTACTGCTGTGCTTCGTTTTACCAAGCAATTGGTTAATTTGCGGGAAGGTGAA
This genomic interval carries:
- a CDS encoding radical SAM protein; its protein translation is MIKYKHLFGPVMSRRLGISLGIDLVPYKYCPLNCVYCEVQRTTHLVTQREAFFDTKEILAELDNFMSTQPHLDYITFSGAGEPTLNSSLGEIVAYIKANYPAYKLALLTNGILFSEEEVRREVLSCDIVLPSLDSATQEGFEKINRPCAGLQVQDLIEGLVQFRMEYKGTLWLEVFLVPGINDNLEELNALAKAINKIKPDLVQLNCLDRPGTEDWVKPLSLNTLKHIKAELKDIVSVPVEIIAKVKYPQMETQPDAEVIEILHNTLKRRPSTAEDLSAMLNIHINEISKVLRQLYLEKKISAQRESRGVFYKWTS
- the ispD gene encoding 2-C-methyl-D-erythritol 4-phosphate cytidylyltransferase gives rise to the protein MDFLNNTTAIITAAGSGKRLPGDRKKQFRELSGIPILIRSMEPFMASELIDNIIVTAPEEDILKTEALIEQWFEGMGKPHKVIAGGAERQDSVYYALQQCPEGTEYVAIHDGVRPFVTLELIELLFAAVIIDKAVIPAGKLKHTVMEIEGDYAVKAINRNHLINVFTPQVFAYSLIMEAYQQAYKDNYFSTDDASLIQHLGLQVRYIWDNDFNLKITDEADLFFAKQLIEKNKI